In one Watersipora subatra chromosome 6, tzWatSuba1.1, whole genome shotgun sequence genomic region, the following are encoded:
- the LOC137398730 gene encoding uncharacterized protein isoform X1: MTSDGRRRRLEQGAAFWNLRKFVNLPKQIFTSLSKTKKQLPILEAQVDAHCHSFGLTLAELEARAILVAKPPPKPDDIQGVLEDLRVNILRKEDVLKKSESGKFAQKLRSCLRANHCSYKKKSLEYSNLHPETTTDELQSCLKSGLFPSAVVRGDITFSQDVLKAVESYQLWQ; this comes from the exons ATGACATCAGATG GTAGACGGAGACGCTTGGAGCAAGGGGCAGCTTTTTGGAATCTTCGAAAGTTTGTCAATCTGCCCAAACAGATATTTACATCTCTTTCCAAA ACCAAGAAACAACTACCCATTCTAGAGGCACAAGTGGATGCACACTGCCACTCATTTGGGTTAACTTTAGCTGAACTTGAGGCCAGAGCAATCCTTGTTGCCAAGCCGCCACCAA AACCAGATGACATACAAGGTGTCTTAGAAGACCTAAGAGTCAATATCCTGCGGAAAGAAGATGTTCTTAAGAAATCAG AGAGTGGAAAATTTGCACAGAAATTAAGATCGTGCCTGCGTGCAAACCATTGCAGCTATAAGAAAAAGTCTTTAGAGTACAGCAACCTCCATCCAGAAACAACAACAGATGAGCTGCAAAGCTGTTTGAAGTCAGGGTTATTCCCATCGGCAGTTGTCCGTGGAG ATATAACCTTCTCACAGGATGTTCTTAAGGCAGTGGAGAGCTATCAATTGTGGCAGTGA
- the LOC137398730 gene encoding uncharacterized protein isoform X2, translated as MTSDGRRRRLEQGAAFWNLRKFVNLPKQIFTSLSKTKKQLPILEAQVDAHCHSFGLTLAELEARAILVAKPPPKPDDIQGVLEDLRVNILRKEDVLKKSESGKFAQKLRSCLRANHCSYKKKSLEYSNLHPETTTDELQSCLKSGLFPSAVVRGGCS; from the exons ATGACATCAGATG GTAGACGGAGACGCTTGGAGCAAGGGGCAGCTTTTTGGAATCTTCGAAAGTTTGTCAATCTGCCCAAACAGATATTTACATCTCTTTCCAAA ACCAAGAAACAACTACCCATTCTAGAGGCACAAGTGGATGCACACTGCCACTCATTTGGGTTAACTTTAGCTGAACTTGAGGCCAGAGCAATCCTTGTTGCCAAGCCGCCACCAA AACCAGATGACATACAAGGTGTCTTAGAAGACCTAAGAGTCAATATCCTGCGGAAAGAAGATGTTCTTAAGAAATCAG AGAGTGGAAAATTTGCACAGAAATTAAGATCGTGCCTGCGTGCAAACCATTGCAGCTATAAGAAAAAGTCTTTAGAGTACAGCAACCTCCATCCAGAAACAACAACAGATGAGCTGCAAAGCTGTTTGAAGTCAGGGTTATTCCCATCGGCAGTTGTCCGTGGAG GATGTTCTTAA